A portion of the Bdellovibrionales bacterium genome contains these proteins:
- the hutH gene encoding histidine ammonia-lyase: MEINGEEITVDQVWQIAYSLPIEKVTLAEKARHGMLNSRRYINKRIAQGDVMYGVNTGFGAFSSVQISTSDTIQLQKNLIRSHCVGVGEPFTKAESRAIMLLRANALARGHSGVRVEVVEKVLEFLNHDVIPVIPQQGSVGASGDLAPLSHLALALMGEGEVWDGRKKVAAQEYLSKRGVAPLELEAKEGLSLINGCQVMTAVGLLNCYEGRRLAWMVDLGGAMSLEALQGSRKAFDPLIAATRLHPGEAKTARNLTKILGPTSSIAEAHADCSRVQDAYSLRCIPAVHGAAKDVLRSTCRTLEIEANSSTDNPLVFADEDKVLSCGNFHGEPVAFALDFLGIAMSAMCSISECRIEKLMNPALSGLPAFLAPKGGLNSGLMIVQVSAASLVSENKILSHPASVDSIPTSADKEDHVSMGTIAARKLGAIIRNAENIVAMEFLCAAQGLELLAPLKPAGCVLGALDLIRSEVPFAEMDRAFYRDIEAIKKLIRSESLLNCIQSSVGALEW; this comes from the coding sequence ATGGAAATTAATGGGGAGGAGATCACTGTCGATCAGGTCTGGCAGATAGCCTACAGTCTGCCCATAGAAAAAGTGACTCTCGCAGAAAAGGCTCGTCACGGGATGTTGAATTCACGTCGGTATATCAATAAGCGCATCGCACAGGGCGATGTTATGTATGGAGTGAACACCGGATTTGGGGCCTTTAGCAGCGTTCAGATTTCCACGTCAGATACGATTCAGTTGCAGAAAAATTTGATTCGCTCTCACTGCGTTGGGGTGGGAGAACCTTTCACTAAGGCCGAGTCGCGTGCGATCATGTTACTCAGAGCGAATGCCTTGGCGCGAGGTCACAGTGGCGTTCGCGTTGAGGTTGTTGAAAAGGTTCTGGAATTTTTAAATCACGACGTTATTCCAGTGATTCCACAGCAGGGATCAGTTGGAGCGAGTGGGGATTTAGCTCCACTTTCTCACTTGGCCTTAGCTCTCATGGGTGAGGGCGAAGTCTGGGATGGCAGAAAAAAGGTTGCGGCGCAGGAATACCTTTCGAAAAGGGGAGTTGCACCTCTCGAGTTAGAAGCCAAAGAGGGATTGTCTCTCATCAATGGATGTCAGGTGATGACGGCAGTGGGGCTCTTGAATTGCTATGAGGGACGCCGTTTGGCTTGGATGGTTGATCTTGGAGGAGCCATGTCACTTGAGGCTCTTCAGGGTTCTCGAAAGGCCTTTGATCCTCTGATTGCGGCGACCCGTCTTCATCCTGGAGAGGCAAAAACGGCCCGCAATTTGACTAAAATTTTAGGTCCAACCTCTTCGATTGCGGAGGCTCATGCCGATTGCAGTCGAGTTCAGGATGCTTATTCCCTTCGTTGCATACCGGCCGTTCATGGAGCGGCAAAAGATGTTTTGCGAAGCACCTGTCGCACTCTTGAGATAGAGGCAAATTCGAGCACGGATAATCCCTTGGTTTTTGCTGACGAAGACAAGGTTTTGTCCTGTGGGAACTTTCATGGCGAACCCGTTGCCTTTGCTCTTGATTTTTTGGGAATTGCCATGAGTGCGATGTGCAGCATTTCAGAGTGTCGAATTGAAAAGCTGATGAATCCGGCATTGAGCGGGCTGCCCGCATTTTTGGCTCCAAAGGGAGGCTTGAATAGCGGGCTGATGATTGTCCAGGTGTCGGCGGCCTCTTTAGTGAGCGAAAATAAAATTCTTTCGCACCCGGCGAGCGTGGATAGCATTCCGACCTCTGCCGACAAAGAAGACCATGTGAGTATGGGAACAATCGCAGCTAGAAAACTTGGGGCTATTATTCGCAATGCTGAAAATATTGTGGCGATGGAATTTTTGTGCGCAGCTCAGGGCTTGGAATTGTTGGCGCCTTTAAAACCAGCCGGATGCGTTTTGGGAGCTCTCGATCTTATCCGATCGGAGGTCCCCTTTGCCGAAATGGATCGGGCTTTTTATCGAGACATCGAGGCAATTAAAAAACTTATTCGCTCTGAGAGTTTGCTCAATTGTATTCAGTCAAGCGTGGGAGCCTTGGAATGGTAA
- a CDS encoding ribulose-phosphate 3-epimerase has protein sequence MVAPSLLSADFSILKDEIQKVEKCGADWIHIDVMDGHFVPNITIGAPVVKSLRPVTKIPFDVHLMIERPELFVDEFISAGADYLTIHVEATQNPAKVLDMIRDRNCKSGISLRPATSIDQILPLLPKVDLILIMTVNPGFGGQSFMHDQTSKIHRVRKELKKIGSEALIEIDGGVNAETARACRDADVLVAGSYIFKNDYKKAIASLKGAKTDGN, from the coding sequence TTGGTGGCGCCGAGTTTGCTTTCTGCTGATTTTTCAATATTGAAAGATGAAATACAGAAGGTAGAAAAATGCGGAGCCGATTGGATCCACATTGATGTGATGGATGGTCACTTTGTTCCGAATATCACAATTGGAGCCCCCGTCGTGAAGTCTTTGAGGCCCGTGACGAAAATTCCTTTTGATGTTCATTTGATGATTGAGCGGCCGGAACTCTTTGTGGATGAATTTATTTCGGCGGGAGCTGACTACCTGACGATTCATGTTGAGGCCACTCAAAATCCCGCAAAAGTTTTGGATATGATTCGAGATCGAAATTGTAAGTCTGGAATTTCTTTGCGTCCCGCGACTTCGATTGATCAGATTTTACCTCTGTTGCCAAAAGTGGATTTGATTTTGATTATGACGGTCAACCCTGGCTTTGGCGGTCAGAGTTTTATGCATGATCAGACTTCTAAAATACACAGAGTTCGCAAAGAACTGAAGAAAATAGGCTCGGAGGCGCTCATTGAGATTGATGGGGGAGTCAACGCCGAAACAGCTCGCGCATGCCGGGACGCTGACGTTTTGGTGGCAGGTTCCTATATCTTTAAAAATGACTATAAAAAGGCGATCGCTTCTTTGAAGGGGGCAAAAACTGATGGAAATTAA
- a CDS encoding methionyl-tRNA formyltransferase, with protein MSLIRTVFLGTPDIAAYCLGSMIKDEHFKVVGVVTQPDRQSGRKLKLQSSPVKELALSHQLPVLTPERVNEDEFLETISSWKAEVAVVVAFGQILPQVFLDLYPRSVVNVHTSLLPRWRGAAPIQRAVMAGDQKTGVCLQVMVKKLDAGDVVGRRVIDIDDDWNAFDLHEKMKPLAADLLHVELMDYLRGNLVPLKQEESLVTYAKKIEKSETQIDWRLPAVEIHNKIRGLALGPGAHTVRSGKKLKLIKSRAIPKSKNDLPGKVIEIEADSFVVSSGDGALQILMVQPESRAEMTAKDYLRGYPFSLGEKLGESL; from the coding sequence ATGAGCCTCATTCGAACCGTTTTTTTAGGAACCCCTGATATTGCAGCCTATTGTTTAGGATCGATGATCAAAGATGAGCACTTTAAGGTCGTGGGTGTGGTGACTCAACCTGATCGTCAATCTGGGCGCAAACTGAAGCTTCAATCCTCTCCGGTGAAGGAGTTAGCTCTTTCCCATCAACTACCGGTGTTAACGCCCGAAAGGGTGAATGAAGACGAGTTCCTTGAAACGATCTCGTCCTGGAAAGCTGAAGTGGCCGTTGTTGTCGCCTTTGGACAGATCTTGCCTCAAGTTTTTTTGGATCTTTATCCGCGCTCCGTCGTGAATGTTCACACGAGTCTGTTGCCACGATGGCGGGGGGCCGCACCTATTCAGCGTGCAGTGATGGCCGGAGATCAAAAGACAGGAGTTTGTCTGCAGGTTATGGTGAAAAAGCTGGATGCAGGTGACGTTGTCGGTCGAAGGGTCATCGATATCGATGATGATTGGAATGCCTTTGATCTGCATGAGAAGATGAAGCCACTTGCGGCTGATTTGCTTCATGTCGAGCTGATGGATTACTTGCGAGGCAACTTGGTTCCCTTAAAACAAGAAGAATCTTTGGTCACCTACGCAAAAAAGATTGAAAAATCCGAAACTCAGATCGATTGGCGGCTTCCGGCCGTTGAAATCCACAATAAGATTCGTGGATTGGCTCTTGGTCCCGGCGCTCATACTGTTCGCTCAGGAAAGAAATTGAAACTCATAAAATCCCGGGCGATCCCAAAATCAAAAAATGATCTTCCGGGAAAGGTCATTGAAATTGAGGCTGACTCATTTGTCGTCTCCTCCGGAGATGGGGCCTTGCAAATTTTGATGGTACAGCCAGAGTCTCGTGCTGAAATGACTGCAAAGGATTATTTGCGTGGCTATCCTTTTTCCCTTGGAGAAAAATTAGGTGAATCCTTATAA